In the Populus trichocarpa isolate Nisqually-1 chromosome 1, P.trichocarpa_v4.1, whole genome shotgun sequence genome, one interval contains:
- the LOC7485131 gene encoding uncharacterized protein LOC7485131 yields MFILPILIFLIILPIAEAESSNISRLCLLSLLRSPVGWRQTRKVPFSIELSEKLSKRSKMSNKSNSVRDQKPSKILKKQQQVTPEIMASAIDMEVLKKKSPLHNPGTSPRLHRALTKPRSTERGNCLCSPTTHAGSFKCRFHRSSGMIRGGSIGSNLSELDGKSRAISDLV; encoded by the exons ATGTTCATATTGcccattttgatatttttaattatcctcCCCATTGCAGAAGCAGAAAGCTCAAATATCTCTCGTCTGTGCCTTCTCTCCCTTCTCAGGTCACCGGTTGGCTGGCGACAAACCAGAAAAGTTCCTTTCTCTATTGAATTGTCAG AAAAGCTTTCGAAAAGATCAAAGATGAGTAATAAGAGCAACAGCGTGAGGGACCAGAAACCCTCAAAAATCCTTAAGAAGCAACAGCAAGTAACCCCTGAAATAATGGCATCAGCAATTGACATGGAAGTGCTGAAGAAGAAGTCACCGCTACACAATCCTGGCACTTCGCCAAGGTTACACAGGGCCTTGACAAAACCACGGAGCACTGAACGGGGGAACTGTCTTTGCTCACCGACCACCCATGCCGGTTCCTTCAAGTGCCGATTCCACCGGAGCTCCGGCATGATTCGTGGAGGATCCATCGGATCCAATCTCTCCGAGTTGGATGGTAAATCACGTGCTATTAGCGACCTGGTTTAG